Part of the Mixophyes fleayi isolate aMixFle1 chromosome 12, aMixFle1.hap1, whole genome shotgun sequence genome is shown below.
TAACCTGGGTTGAATTTGATAAccattgctataaaaaaaatgccTTTAAATTTAGATAACTCACCCAGCCCATGTGCTTGCAGCAGGTAAAcaagtgggaaaagcagaagtAAAGTATTACCCAACTGTGAGCATGTTGTGTCCCTGCTCCAGCACACTTTACTAAGCAAATCAGATGTAGGCAACATGTATATCACCAgatgctgtagaactacaagtctcagcatgttggagaaaaaattgtagaaaaataTTAACCACAATGATGTGCATGATGATTTCTCATAGAGTTTGATAATATTGCAGTTTTTAtttgacatattttattttaaacttcaaACTTGGTGATTGTTTTGCCTAAATCCACATCACACagcatttattttgcacatagaggTGAAAGTCACAGCAGCCAGGCTGAGCCTGAGGCAGAACGCGTTGCGGGGATTGTCCCTCCGCGCTCGCCGTACAGCGCCTCCCTCCACCACCCCCTAATTCTTGACCTTCCGCGGCCGAGGGGGGGAGGTCCCGTCACTAGAAACGTGACTGCCTCCGTCTCAGCAGGTGCGGCGTGTGGCCGGGGAGCGGCGGGCAGAGGGAACGGAGGACTTTGTGCGGCGGGTAACGGTGCGTCATTAAAACCTCCGACAAGATGGCGGCGCTGAGCTGCCCCGGCAAAATGGCGGCGGCGGTGAGCGCAGTCAGCGGCCCCGAGCCCCTGGGAGAGTACGTGCAGGTGGTGGTGGGCGAAGAGGGTGACCCTGGGCAGGTGATGGTGGTGCAGGAGGGCGCCGGGGGTGGCATCACCTCGGATTTCCTGCAGAGCATCGCACAGACCGACACCGTCTTCTACGTGCAGCCCGACGGCAGCCTGGTGCCTGGGGGCAGCCTGGCCGAGGAGACCGTGCGGACCCAGGTCAGCCTGATGACTGGGGGCGGCCTGGCTGAGGAGACTGGGGGAGGCCTAGGGGACCAGCCCGGGATCAGCATGGCGGAAGAGACCGAGATCACCCAGGAGACCCGACCTCTGCCCCCAAGACAACCACCTGGGAGCCAGGGGGCCCTGAAGCTCTCCACCCCTGTGCTGAGGGAGGCATCCCAGCAGCTGAGGACTGTGGCCCACCATGTGGCCCTAATACAGGGGGACTCCAGCTCGGTCACCAGGCTCCTCAGCCAAAAGGTAACCCCAGGCCTGTGCCCTGTATGTATGGGAGACAGCAATATCCCTTTTATATGAGTACCTCATCTCTGTATTCTGAATAATACCAGTAATATGATGCATATGTCAGAGGCAGCTTGTCTGGGCacgctgagacttgtagttccacacatgCAGATGGCATACTAGGCTAAATTAGAAGTAGCCTCACAGGACATTACTACATTTGATCTTTGAACTCCCATGTCTAGGCGGGGAATTCAGTTGGCTGTGTGTTTTTACAATTTGTGGTTAAAATATCTGCTCAtgtttgctcacacctctatggggctcAAACCAAaatgtgtctcccccttctttttcctaaAGGTTGTTagttctcatgagcagggccctctttccttgtgtgctccttctactgttccttcaccctctgtacctcttggcctgcttcgctagccctgtcttccctgttttattaatcttcggccttcttgctgatttctaccatcccgttcactatctgtcagatataacctgatttgctttaccctgtcacctgtgtttgtatatatttgtgtatcatgttgtgtcttggttctgttttctgttttctgtatatgtaatgtacggtgctgcgggccctttgtggcaccttataagtcaaagataataataataatggatatttctgtggcaaaaaaaaaaatttggggtggCTCATGACTGTTCCGAAAACATCTTGCACAGTTTTGtttagaattgaatctcccccttattGTAGTTAATATTTGCTCATAGTCCTATAATTATTGCAGTGCTGGAAAGAGAGATTGTTTTATACACCGAAATGTTAAATATTGCAAATGGTTTACACACATCTGAAAGCAGAATGAAGGAAAGGAACCTTGTAGTTAGTTTCAGATGTTATGGAGAAAAAGCCACTTGTTAAAGATCAAGCTTTTACTAGCTCTAGTAAAAGTGTGTAAAAAGGTGTAGGTAGGGTATTGTGTGACACAGATCTTGGCAATGTACCACCACAATGGTCGCTGGGGTAGTCTGAAGTAATGTAACTTGGCAGATTTTGCCTAGCCCGCCATAGCGGAACGCAGGAAAAATTGCCACGTAGGTTACTGCCAAACATAACAGTGATGTTCGGCCGCACGTCAccaagaattgaatctgccctatgGTGTCACTGGTGTATTCCTAACACCAGTAGGTAGCCAGCGTAAGAAAGCATTTGGAACAGCCAGCAGAATACTTGGTTGTATATAGAGAGATAATCATAGCAGGAAGAGGAACATTATATTACCTCATAGGTCACTGGTAACACCTTAAACTGTGTGTACTTCTCAGGCCTATCTCCAaaacaacattaataaaatagaaaattaaatcaGAAGGGATACTAAAATGATGCATGGGCTGCATGTCAGAAGTTCAAGAGCCGTACGTGTACAGCACAGAGGAGAGGATATGATGAATACACTGTAATATATAAGGGTAATGAGTTCAGGAGGGACTTggagataatttttttttaaattatctaaTTTTCAAACAGCTGAcctattacacagcgctgtacattgactGTATCATGACACAAATAAATGACATACAGTGGTATGAAAGAGTTAATTTGACCCTGTCCCTTGATGGACCACCCCTCCGAGCCTTCCGCTGATGGGTGACTGTTTTTAATCTTTGATGTACTGTTTTAATttgttactgagattaaaggtaacATGTGGCACTTTTGAAGGTTAAAAAGTATCTATGTGGCCCCTGAAATGTATCGGTAGAGGGGAAATCTTGATAAGAAATTGAATAACAATTTTAGTTGCTGTGTGGGTACTGTAAGCCAAGGTTTCTGCCCTGTTTTTTCCAAGACTAGCTGGTTCTGCTTCCAGCTTTTATAGTCATTGTTTTTCCTAGGATGGGGCCATGGATGGTGTTGGACCAGATTTGCAGATTGACCCCCTGGTTTTCATACTTTTTAAAATCTTTACAAAGTGGAATCGTCTGCAGAGCCCACCTTTTGGTGAGAGAGGGTCCTTCAGGCAGCTGTTTATTCATTGACATGGTAGTAGGGGATACAGACTGGGAAGAAATAAAAGGAGTCTTGTACTTTAATGTGAAATCCTTCACCtagaagtgtttgtttttttgtttgttccccCCTTCCTTCTCTTGTTGGGCTAGTTGTAAACTGAGGAGTCGTTGGCTCATTTTGCCTCCTAGCGATGAAATAATATTTTGTGATGAATATCTCACCTGCTGTGTTTTGAATAAGATagagctctcatctcctcctttccTGTTTACTACAAAAGAAGCTAAAATTATTATTCGTTGTTGTGTTTTTCGTTTTCTTTTTAACTTGGTTGGAACAATGTTGCAGCTCTTTGTGAAACATTTCTGCAGAGAaacttgtacaattttctttaaaTTGACCGCTCTTCAGAAGAGCTTTGAGTCACTTGTATGAAATGCTGAGTGCACTATGTACTTAGTGCCTTGACGGATGTTCCCATAAATCTCCATTATGGTTTACTGAGCGGTAATGTTTTAGTGCTGCAGGAAATGGTGAAATTTACGCACAGTGAAAGCATCTCACggcatgtgtgtgtatagagatacagacagatatatattttacgcacgcacacacacacagagagatcacAAGCCATTTGCTTACGTTATGTTTGGGAGCCATGTGTAGATGTCTTTAGTATAAAATACCTGTTTTTCGTTTTCACTTGCATTCAATTTTAAAGTGACTCCTTTTGTTGAGTTTAGTTTCTCTCGGATTAAAAAAAGTATGTAGCATTGATCAGTAAGTAATTTCTATAAGAAGTTGCAGTGACCCTCAATAATATCTTAGAAGATAATCACATAATCATAAATTTCTAGTTTATGGCGCAGTTCGGCGAGGTCGATAAAATCCCTAAATCTTCTCTGTGCTCTTCCTATCCAGAGGGTGCTATGATACCTGGAATGGTGCAAATAGGAGTTCTCGTCCTTTCAGTTTGTGCTTTTCTCAAACTGCTGGCGATGGGACCATTGCAGCCAGattggggttggggggggggggggggtattttatcTTCTTGATCTCACCACGCTAGTTTAGGTTGAGATATAGTTTTAGTTCAGTTTCAGTTGACGGCGATGTGGCTTGAGGACACCGCACCGCAttcattgccggcaattacggtagataTCTCCGCTCATTTTGCAGAGCTGCGAGGaagaatgagcagagatttctgtcaaatctccaccacaaaatatatttcgaacgttccggagacactttttggctaattgaattcctccctagaGATAAAGAGTTTGCAAAAATAAACACagtatatttgcatttttgttttgtttgatgaAACAGGAATGACTTGTGTCCAAAATGTCTGTTTTACAGCAGTTGAAATCCATTCGTGTTCAAGTGCCCGGCCTACCGTCAAAGAACAGCACAGATGCGCTCGATGATGGGATCGGAGAGAATACGTCTGACCTTTCCAATATGAACTCTGCTAATTCCAGTCTTTTGGGTGCTCAGATTGTCCAAATCAAACCTCTGTCTGATTCAGCACAACAGTTTCTTGTCAGTCCTTCCTCGTTGGAGTCTCCCTTCCAAGTTCTCATCCGACAGGCTCAGTTGGCTTCGGCAAAAGCCAAAACCCAAGACACCAACAGGAACCAAAGACTCTTCGAACCTCTAGACGAGGAGAGAACCTGTGCCGCCCACCCCCAGAATGGCAGCCACTCCTTGTGCACAGCTGAGAAAACGCAGAAGAAAGGTCAGAAACGCAAAAAGTCTGTGAAAATAAAAACCCGCTCTGGTCGCATCTCCCGCCCTCCGAAGCACAAGGCAAAAGATTACAAGTTTCTCAAAGTGGGGGATATGATACAGGGCAGTTCTTCAGATTCAGAAGATTACTCGGAACTGAGCACAGAAGAGGAAGAGGGGGGCAGCAAAAAGGAGAGCGCTCCTTGTCACTTGCAACCCTACACTGTGAAAAACACTCTCTTCCAATGTCAGACGTGTGAGAAGTCCTATATGGGGAAAGGAGGTTTGTCCCGTCACTACAGACTTTACCCCAGTCATGGGCAGCTGGAGTCTCCATTCGTTTCTGATGGCAGGAAAAACGGAGATGCTGGTGTGGCCGGACAATCCTTCCCCACTGAAAAGAAGGTAAGCCCCACCCTTTGCCTCTGCACGGTGGTGTCAGATGCTATTTGGGCTGTAGCAGTATTGATGAGTGGGTAGGCTGTCCATTCACATTGTTGTCTGCTTTAATACGCTGTGGGTATTGTATATTTGAGGTCATCATGGTCGTGTTTAGACACCTGGAAGTCTGCAAAATAATGCGTCTACCAAGGTTGTATGGAGGTGTTTGCATGGTGCTATGAGTAATTACACGTGGTGTGCTGACCTCATGGGCTCCTGTCCTGCTGCATCCACATTGTATGATTCTAGCATCTGTAttgttgttccagaaatacttGTTGGTCTTGTAAAGTCAGTGGCATCCGTATACATAGGAGGGAAGTCCAATTTATATATAatgctagaaaaaaaaatgttgcctcTGATACTGTGCTTTGGTTTAAGGAACCTGTGTTGTGAGATTTTatcatgagttctctgtacagcgctgcggaattagtggcgctatataaataaatggtgatgatgatgatgtacggTGTCTGGTTCAGTTATCATACAAGCTTCCTAGAGAACACTTCATTACGTGAAACGGCTTACGTTGCACTTACTAGTAACTACAATCCAGGAGGTAGGGGCTGAGAGcctaaaaaaagaagcaaaaaaatattgaataattTTGCCACCCACCAGGTGTGTCCCATATGACCAGATGTATTACTTTATCCAGAAGTATATTGCAGGCTACAACATGTTGCGTTAGCAGACTGTTTGTATTCTGAACAAACTGTTCTGTTtggttattttataattatatcttACAAAATAAGGAAAAGGGCCTTGTTGGcataaccatatatatatatatatttattacatactgTAAGGTTTATAGGGATACCAAATAGGTGTACTTTATTCCAGATTACACAGAATGTCATTGTTAGATGTAGatgtttttaaacaaacaaaaaaaaaacaagtaaaagatGAGCTTGTGTGACACTGACATCTAAGCAAATGTTTTTCTAACAATAGTGGTAGAGTGCGGAGAGCAACTCTCGGGGTCTTCCAAGAGTTGTCCTTCCATTAATGCACTGGTGATGACGTTGCTGTGGTTTCAGGAGGAAGTGTATGAGGAAAGGACATTACTTCCCATGCACAGCAGTCTTACAGCCTAGAATCACTTGTTTTGGTTCCCAGCAATTACACATTCACCAGTGTAAACTGAATTTCTCTATGTTTAGCACTCGCTGTTCTTGGGTTCACGTTTGTTGGTCCTCATACTTGCGGTGTGTAGACATGAACTTGTGAATGCAGACATTACGCTAActttaaattcagaaataaaCATTTGAAGATTGGTTAGTGTTGTGGCTGTGCTTTCTTGTTGACCGTTTGATGCTGAAGCTTCTATATTCCACACCCTCATTTGTTTATCATATGTACTTTGTCTAACATGTGATCTCAGAAGCCGGTCCCGAGACCTAGAAAGAGGCTGCTGGACGATCCTCTCAACCCCACCTTGGCCCGAGATGGTTTTGAGTTTGTACCATTGCCAACCGCACGTCGGGGACGTCGGCAGATGTCAGGCAGGAGGTTCGGACGTCCCCGAAAAATATTGGCCGCTGGACCGGTGGAACCGACGGTAAAAGAggtatgaatatatttatataagttctaaaatatcaaatatatgtgatatagaccTAGAAGTCATATAAGTGCATGATAGATACAAAATATATTACGATAAGTTAAATGTACAGCGGTACTTTATTTGTGTATTGATgataataaaatgttgtttttttttgtagatgATTGAACAGTGCAGTTATGCAGATTTAAAAGGACAAGTTGCACCAAGTTTTGCCAAACTCTTTTCAGTCTATGACTTTTTACTAATAAAGGTTTGTACTTTTTGGATACGGGAGGTGAATACGtcccttattttaatgtattataataaaaaatggaaaaactaCACTTAATGACAATTAATTTGCTTCTTCAAAACCTTTCTCATCCAATGCCCTCCACATTCAATGGTCGTCTGCTCTCATTGGGTTCACCCAGAACAAATATTTTGTGGTCCAGTTTTTTGTATAAGTGCAATGAATCCGCATATAGATTGGCAATTAatacagcagggggtaaatgtattaagctccgggttcttcaacacccgcaagttcaacgtcttcggcgtttaaatttaaagcggcgctgccttgtaaagggaagtttccctttacaaggcagcgccgctttaaatttaaacgccggactcgcgggtgttgaagaacccggagcttaatacatttacccccagatctgttgTAGCTctgaagcaaaaataaaaaatatagaacattttttttttttttgttaggggAAAATCCCTTATGTTGCTTCATTTCCTAGGAACCAGCGTTGTGTTTATCTTATCACCTCTTTGCAGCCGGCTCATTCTCCCTCTAGTATAGATAGTGTACAGGGGTGTGGTCCATATTACAGCCATAGCTATGGATTATCTAGCACAGGGTTTCTCGAGAACCCCCGACAGGTCATGTTGTGAGGGTTtatttaatcatgcacagatgaGTTAATTTATTTGGCTGATTCGTTTCTCACAGACAAACATGACTTGTTGCGCCCGCATATATGTAAGCAGGACTACAGTAAGCGTTACTCCTCCTGTGTGTAACGGTACATTAATTCCCTGAGTATTGTGTGGGTTCTGTCATCTGACACTGTACCAACCTTTTAAATACTCTCCAAATCTATTCACACTTTTGAAAGTTCCATAGTGTGTTGTTGCTTTTCTCTGAAGTCTGTCCAGCGTAATCTCCACTGATGGACGATTTAGAGACGTTTTCTCATCCTACGTTAACCACCTCTGCTGTTAGGACAATTTTTAATAAAGTTGCTTGTAAGTTTCGGATAGAGCGGGGGACAGAAATACGTTCAGCAAAGCAGTTTGAACAGATGATCCTTTTACCCAATGTGACGAGGACCTCTGCTGGACAGATACTGTACCGCAAGAGCTGCAGGAGAATAGGGACCGCATGAAGGGGCCAGATTGACTCACAGCCATTTATTAATTTCTTTCCATAtgtgatcttcctctctctccttgaGCGTTACAGAAGTTTTCAAGCGGTTTTATTATGTGGGGGACAGACATTTTCAGAAATGTGGCAACATCCAGCAATCCACAAAGCTGTCCTAGCAAAATCATGATGTAATATAGTGCTGGCCATCATCTACCACAACATCTTAAGAATATATTATTTAACACCCATTTACATCTACAGCTGCCACATGGGTAATTATGGTTGAGAGCGGGTTAAAAAAATTTGTGCAGTAGGAAAGCAACTGACCTCCTAATGATTGCATCATATAGGCCCATTACCTGGAGTCATTATCAAGTTTCAGCAGTGATTTAATGTTGAATAATCCAGTTTGGATCGGCCTCATGACACAAGTTATCTGATTTTCTGAAGCACCTTTATAAGCTCCTAGTAGCACGCTACTGTCTGTCTCAAACATTAAAATGGACCGCATTTATGTATaagttattatgtatttattagttATTCACAGCAAATTATCAAATTTGAACTACCTGTGCTCTGTTTCAGTGGGTTCCCCAATGCATCGTCCTGAACAGGCGGTTCCCTCTCCTACCTGGGTGACCCTGTTCACAGCaacaaggtccctcccacatgaaTTCCCATTTATGCTAATGAGCAGCTTACAGGGAGGAACTTTGACAGGTTAGATCACGGGTGTGCGGAGCAGGAGAATCTGCCGCTCCAGGCCAATTTGATTTGCGGACTAGTTGAATCGATTGAGCacaaataataaactgcattttaagctatatttttttatttttatacatgtacacCCTTCTATTTTGTTTTACAGGTTAAACAAGATCACCCAGACCAGCCTCTGTTTCCACATGTTTATAAAGAGTTTGAGAACTTGCATTTAATGGTCAAAGCCTTAGCACAAGAATACGTCAGTAACATGGCTCTTAGCACGGAGAAGGGGACTCTTGACGTAACCGATAGCAAGGTGAGCCGGCGTGCATGTAATCTGATCTAGAGACGGTGATTTACATGACTGGGAgaatacaatgtgttttttttttagatgagcACTTTACCAATCCATGCCCTGTGCATTATACCCTCTAGGTGGCAGAGTCACTGGGCATCCCGGAAGACATTATAAATGTCTGTCCTGTCGCCCCTTTAGTAACCGAGAAGCAGGAAAAAGATTCGGAGGCAGAGAATGAGGTAAGTCTGCTTCATAAGTCATCACTTCCTATGTGGTTATAGCTGACGTTTACAGGTTCATTTGTAATCGTGATCTTCTGTGTTAGTGTTCAGGTGCAGAGACGATGCCACCATCAAAGAGATTCAGATTGGACACATCGGCTGAACCCAGAGCCAGTGAGATCACTCCGGGCGTCTGTGAAGCAGAACTCAGGGAGGAGGGTAAGGTGGCTCCTAAATTAGATGAAAAGTGAAATATTGTAATTAATATTGAACTATTACGTAATTGCCTCATAAATGTGGATCTCTTCACCAATAATACTGAGTAACTTACATTAACTACAAAATGCAGGTCACTCTACAATCAAGGCTAAGCTAGAATACTGTCACTGAATGATAAGGAGAGGAttagagagaaatatatattgcTATCTTTCTTTTTAGCTGAGAAATATAAACGTCCTCATTTCTCCGTTATATCGGGTTATTAAAAATGCCGTTAGTGTGTTATAACATCCTCCTGATGatatcaaagaaatatttaagAAATTACAATTTGATTTACATTGAATCAACCATACTAACAATCTATCATGAACATCTTTGATAATcactgataactttactaaattATGGATATATTCCTTCAAATGTCCTTCTTAATTTCTTAAACTTAAGTGAAATATACTAATTAATACTGAACTATTACATATTTAATAGTTAGAATTTAAAGATAAGAATCTCGTCCTTTTCCCCCTCCCCACTTCTCACTGATAGAAGGCACAAAACTAATTGGGAAACATCCTATAAGTTGTGCAATGTTTGTATTCTTGTTGTTTCCTCGCTAAAGAATAAAACAAAGTGTATTTTCAATAAGAAGTTACTAAACCCCAATCAATAACCTGCAAAATACAGTCACTATATAAACAAGACGTTGTTCGCAGCTCTTAGGGGTGCGCGCAAAAATAAGCCGACTTTAGCATATTTTACCACGCATGGTAATTGCTTACAATTTGTGAGGCAAATACAGAACCATCAGTCATAATTGAATTGACCCCAGAGTTATATATGACTATAATAGTGCCTCCAAAGGCAaatttcttttgtgaatttaagATAAACTTACaaacctatatatacatatgtatctatctatataccttCTCTACGAATCGGGGAGAATGACTGACTTTAAGAGCTGGCTAAACATACTATGCAATATAGCTACAAAACATAGGCAATAATGCAAACAAACACTAAAGCAAGACAGACTGAGCCACAGATGTCTTTTGAAAGGTACAATCCCTATTACTTAAATATCACGTCGTAACTCCCTGTGGTGGCCGATAGCACTAAAACCAAACTTGCTCCATATATCTACAAGGAATAATTCCTACTTTTATAGCAGTATAGTGACAGAGAccacacattacatacatgtacagTTAAACATCCAGTAAGGTTGATAAGACGACTCTCCGTCTACATCAACATACTTTACCTTCTAGCGGTGTTACTCCAGGCACGTGCCAATTTATCCTCAATGTGGATAACGAGTGACTACAAAAATGCTTAAGAATTGGTTAAAATCTCAGTATCTCATCTGAGCTTGTGTAACAAGAACGTACACTGACCAGCTTGGTTGAGCTTTAAATGTTCTCAGTCTGTATTAGCTTGCAAGAGGTGATTCAGGGCAGACTGGTGGGAAATGTGGATATTTACCCACGGCTATTCTGTAGTCCTTACTAATGCAAGCATCGTCTGTCCCTCTAGTAGACTGGTCTTGGGGGACTGTGGCTAGCAGTGCAGTGAGCTGTTGTATAATACTAGTACATGGTTTGGTTTGTTAATGACACTCTGAGAACTGTTTATGGCAGACTGAAATCATGACCAGTTGTGTGCTGACGTTGACCGTTTTGAGACTCCAATTATTATTTATGATATATAGGTCACGGATCCCAGGGTGACAATCCAGAGGAATCATCTGGAAATGACCCTGGTTCTAATGCCGCAGAGCAGAACGCTGAAGCCATACAGCCCGAACAAGTGGATGGAGATACAGAGAGTCTTCAGCCACCGACCCAATCGGAACCTGTTCCTTGTGAGACAAAACAAAGACCCTTGGAAACATCTACTCTAAGTACTGTCCAATCGTGTGACGACTCCTATAATATATTATGTGAGCTTCCAGAGGACACCTTGAGTGGTTTTCAAACTCCAGCTACCCACGAGGACGTGAAGGAGGGAACAGTTGTATCAGAGCTCTCTTCTGATTTGGGCAAAGACGAATCGGCTAACCCAGCGCCGCCATCTGACTGCAGTGCATCGTCTTTCAGCTCAGGTCACTGTCCACAGATGGCTGAGCCTGAACCGATGGAAACTCTTGTAAAAACTTTCCCCACTGTTGAGCCATCAGATTCGGCAGAGGAGACGTACAGCGAAACCTCACACCTCCCCCCGGAGGTGGGACAGTCTCTTGTCTCTCCTTCAGCcactttctgtacagaaaatCTCGGTGCTGATGAGTGCAGCGCAGCTTATGACTTAAACCATGAACACGAGCTGGTCTTCATCGACAGCGCGGAAGAAACCATTACAGACGAAGCCGTTGTCATCTTCGACAACACAGAGTCCACAAACACGCACTTAGACACAGTGGTAGCACTTGTTGAGATGTAAATGAAGTGAATATATTCGTCTCGCTTTGAGATGATCATTAcgcttgtgttttttgtttttttataaatatataaaataaattaggaTATTTCCTATATATTCTTCTAAATTGCAATGTATAACTTATTTGTAAATTTGTTTCTATGagagttttattttttaccaatTAGAGGGAAGACATTTAGTTCCATAGACTTTCAGAATAGAAGTTTCCGCACGTGCACTATTTTGTCCTGGGAGAGAACCAATGGTACAGACATCGGCAACACCATACAGTAACCACAACACGGGTACATTTGCCAATTATTCAGTTAGGTGTGATGCTCATTGAGAAGAcagaactttatttataaagggaggatggcaatgtttttttgtttccccCCAGGAGTGGGTAGAGGTGTAACACTGTTCTTTACTGTTCCACTCCCATTGCTTGGAAAAGTGAAATTGCTAATACCTTCTTAAAAGTG
Proteins encoded:
- the ZNF839 gene encoding zinc finger protein 839, with the translated sequence MAALSCPGKMAAAVSAVSGPEPLGEYVQVVVGEEGDPGQVMVVQEGAGGGITSDFLQSIAQTDTVFYVQPDGSLVPGGSLAEETVRTQVSLMTGGGLAEETGGGLGDQPGISMAEETEITQETRPLPPRQPPGSQGALKLSTPVLREASQQLRTVAHHVALIQGDSSSVTRLLSQKQLKSIRVQVPGLPSKNSTDALDDGIGENTSDLSNMNSANSSLLGAQIVQIKPLSDSAQQFLVSPSSLESPFQVLIRQAQLASAKAKTQDTNRNQRLFEPLDEERTCAAHPQNGSHSLCTAEKTQKKGQKRKKSVKIKTRSGRISRPPKHKAKDYKFLKVGDMIQGSSSDSEDYSELSTEEEEGGSKKESAPCHLQPYTVKNTLFQCQTCEKSYMGKGGLSRHYRLYPSHGQLESPFVSDGRKNGDAGVAGQSFPTEKKKPVPRPRKRLLDDPLNPTLARDGFEFVPLPTARRGRRQMSGRRFGRPRKILAAGPVEPTVKEMIEQCSYADLKGQVAPSFAKLFSVYDFLLIKVKQDHPDQPLFPHVYKEFENLHLMVKALAQEYVSNMALSTEKGTLDVTDSKVAESLGIPEDIINVCPVAPLVTEKQEKDSEAENECSGAETMPPSKRFRLDTSAEPRASEITPGVCEAELREEGHGSQGDNPEESSGNDPGSNAAEQNAEAIQPEQVDGDTESLQPPTQSEPVPCETKQRPLETSTLSTVQSCDDSYNILCELPEDTLSGFQTPATHEDVKEGTVVSELSSDLGKDESANPAPPSDCSASSFSSGHCPQMAEPEPMETLVKTFPTVEPSDSAEETYSETSHLPPEVGQSLVSPSATFCTENLGADECSAAYDLNHEHELVFIDSAEETITDEAVVIFDNTESTNTHLDTVVALVEM